The following proteins are co-located in the Malus sylvestris chromosome 13, drMalSylv7.2, whole genome shotgun sequence genome:
- the LOC126597216 gene encoding DNA damage-repair/toleration protein DRT100, protein MRMPVLLRTWTCRWTWACISNSNLLLLMFLSILLCSTSSASSSSPAVCSEADRASLLSFKSRIFKDTTQMLSSWTGRDCCAGGWEGVECNPAGRVTVLQLQRPASGPDYMKGTLSPSLANLNFLEVLVISGLKLITGPIPQSFSNLVHLTQLALEDNSLAGPIPFDLGRLSSLQSLSLSGNRFSGHIPPSLGQLPHLVQLGLARNSLTGPIPPTFLNFHALQYLDLSFNALSGPIPDFVGRQLQNLTYIDLSNNQLSGQMPISLFSLSKLLDLSLNHNQLTGIIPVQVAGLKSLTTLSLSANRLTGCIPGSISTLHNLWYLNLSGNGFSDPLPQTLARGVPSLLSIDLSYNNLSLESVPYWITSRQLRDVHLAGCQLRGTLPTFTMPDSLTSIDLSHNQFTGGISKLLTNVTSLQSLNLSNNQLKSDLSELKLPDTISSVDMHSNQLAGSLSRILNDRTSSFLEVLDVSHNQISGGIPELKEGLRLKLFNLGSNKISGHIPNSVSNLTQLGRFDISRNQMTGTIPTSLGLLVKLKWLDVSINGLTGRIPNSLLGIEGLRHASFRANRLCGEIPQGRPFNIFPAAAYLHNLCLCGKPMPPCRGSGKKQEANMMSQ, encoded by the coding sequence ATGAGAATGCCTGTCCTCCTCCGCACATGGACATGCCGATGGACATGGGCTTGTATTTCCAATTCCAACCTGTTATTGCTCATGTTTTTGTCGATCCTGCTGTGTTCTACATCCTCAGCCTCGTCGTCATCCCCGGCTGTTTGCTCAGAAGCAGATAGAGCCTCCCTTCTCAGCTTCAAATCCAGAATCTTCAAGGACACTACACAAATGCTGTCTTCGTGGACGGGCAGAGACTGCTGCGCCGGAGGCTGGGAAGGTGTTGAGTGCAACCCAGCTGGCAGGGTTACTGTCTTGCAGTTGCAGCGCCCAGCCTCTGGACCTGATTACATGAAGGGCACCCTCTCCCCTTCCCTTGCCAACTTGAATTTCTTGGAGGTACTCGTTATCAGTGGCCTGAAACTAATTACAGGTCCAATTCCTCAGAGCTTCTCCAATCTCGTCCACCTCACCCAACTCGCCCTCGAAGACAACTCCCTCGCCGGCCCCATTCCTTTTGATTTAGGCCGTCTCTCCTCCCTCCAGAGCCTCTCCCTCAGCGGCAACCGTTTCAGCGGCCACATTCCCCCAAGCCTAGGCCAACTCCCCCATCTTGTCCAACTAGGTTTAGCCAGAAACTCCCTCACAGGTCCTATCCCACCCACTTTTCTAAATTTCCATGCTTTGCAGTACCTTGATCTCAGCTTCAATGCCTTGTCCGGCCCCATTCCAGATTTCGTAGGTCGCCAGTTGCAAAACCTTACTTACATTGACCTCTCCAATAACCAGTTATCTGGTCAGATGCCCATTTCCCTCTTCAGCTTGTCCAAGCTTTTGGACCTGTCCTTGAACCACAACCAACTGACTGGCATCATCCCTGTTCAGGTTGCCGGACTCAAATCCCTCACCACTCTTTCGTTGAGCGCCAATCGACTTACAGGATGTATTCCGGGATCCATTTCAACATTACACAACCTTTGGTACCTCAATTTATCCGGGAACGGGTTTTCGGATCCTCTCCCTCAGACCCTTGCCAGGGGCGTTCCTTCTCTCTTGTCCATAGACTTGTCTTACAACAATCTCAGTTTAGAGAGCGTTCCATATTGGATCACAAGCAGACAACTCAGAGATGTTCATCTTGCTGGCTGTCAATTGAGAGGAACCCTCCCAACCTTTACAATGCCTGATTCTTTGACCTCCATCGACCTCTCTCACAATCAATTTACCGGTGGTATTTCAAAGCTCCTCACCAACGTGACAAGCTTGCAAAGCCTCAATCTCTCCAACAACCAATTGAAGTCTGATCTTTCAGAACTCAAATTGCCTGACACGATTTCTTCTGTTGACATGCACTCAAATCAGCTCGCAGGGTCTCTCTCAAGAATCTTAAACGATAGGACAAGCAGCTTTTTGGAGGTTTTGGATGTCTCACACAATCAAATTTCAGGTGGAATTCCAGAGTTGAAGGAAGGCCTGAGGCTCAAATTGTTCAACTTGGGAAGCAACAAGATTTCCGGTCACATCCCCAACTCAGTTTCAAACCTGACCCAACTTGGAAGGTTTGATATATCAAGGAACCAGATGACAGGCACCATCCCTACAAGTTTGGGGTTGCTCGTGAAACTGAAATGGCTCGATGTGTCCATCAATGGGCTCACAGGAAGGATTCCAAATAGCCTGTTAGGGATTGAAGGGCTCAGACACGCAAGCTTCAGGGCAAACAGGTTATGCGGAGAGATCCCACAAGGGAGACCATTCAACATTTTCCCTGCAGCTGCTTATCTGCACAATTTGTGCTTATGTGGCAAGCCAATGCCACCTTGCAGGGGTAGTGGAAAGAAACAAGAAGCAAATATGATGAGCCAGTAA